The following are from one region of the Methanocalculus natronophilus genome:
- a CDS encoding DUF460 domain-containing protein — translation MKVYGIDIVRGSVRSRSRRPHFALCRVIDDEIVSETEVSLFRLLRIIEAEEPDILAVDSLQEVAADTKELFAFLQSLPPKTDLVCVTGGGDHRESLAQVAGRYNLSFNRFDPYAEARTSALVAGLGAGCRVVAFADSCLITVSRRRSPGKGGWSQNRFTRKIHGAVRTQAREIEMRLVDAGLKYDKKEFRAFGGNSRVIFHVNTPGSEIPIKNQRGTDVQVVVARERLERIKFVPQTTKPRYLIVGIDPGTTMALSLLDLDGDLIHLSSSRVTSVAEAIAEITAHGRPLIIASDKKEMPGTVEKIRRAFHAVPFLPKHDLAVSEKTECAGGIRYENDHERDAYAAAMMAYRHYKNKFASLSKRIPAGVALDEVRARVVRGSSLEQALVDLTPAEPEEASSEDETDAPAVTGKAERPREHEEMIRRLRSLVSELYREVQEKDEEIVRLRRSVKAERSKGKEKIRRDAEISRLEGIISNQKRYLRREERRNKSLRKQLERLKTYADLKQGEDLVPLKVLEALSRDAIRRLRSEMGALPDDWIYLLRTDGWGMNAVRELAETMIAGVIVPDRTHLNSDLVVAFREAGIPLLDGDGLGIRLQGSIGACPGNRLLQRHRQWQDEQEQYIRDKKAESIEGLFRDYRSMREREVRKGG, via the coding sequence ATGAAGGTGTATGGGATAGATATCGTCAGGGGGTCGGTCCGCTCCCGGTCCAGGCGTCCGCATTTTGCGCTCTGCCGGGTAATTGATGACGAAATCGTCTCTGAAACCGAAGTGTCGCTCTTTCGCCTTCTCCGCATTATTGAAGCTGAGGAACCGGATATCCTTGCCGTCGACAGTCTCCAGGAGGTGGCAGCAGATACGAAAGAACTCTTTGCCTTTCTCCAGTCGCTCCCACCAAAGACCGATCTCGTCTGCGTCACAGGTGGTGGAGACCATCGCGAGAGCCTGGCCCAGGTTGCAGGCAGGTACAACCTCTCATTCAACCGGTTTGATCCCTATGCTGAAGCCAGGACATCGGCGCTGGTAGCTGGCCTGGGTGCCGGGTGCAGGGTTGTGGCATTTGCCGACTCCTGCCTGATCACTGTGTCAAGGAGGCGATCCCCTGGAAAAGGAGGGTGGAGCCAGAACCGGTTCACCAGGAAGATACACGGTGCGGTCAGGACACAGGCACGGGAGATCGAGATGCGTCTTGTTGATGCCGGACTCAAATATGATAAGAAAGAGTTCCGTGCGTTTGGTGGCAATTCCCGGGTGATCTTCCATGTCAATACACCCGGATCAGAGATACCGATCAAAAACCAACGGGGAACCGATGTCCAGGTTGTGGTTGCACGGGAGCGGCTTGAGCGGATCAAATTTGTGCCCCAGACCACAAAACCCCGGTATCTGATCGTCGGGATTGATCCGGGAACAACCATGGCACTCTCACTCCTCGATCTTGATGGAGACCTCATCCACCTCTCAAGCTCAAGAGTCACCTCGGTTGCAGAAGCAATAGCAGAAATCACTGCCCATGGCCGCCCGCTCATCATCGCATCTGACAAAAAAGAGATGCCCGGAACCGTGGAGAAGATCCGCCGCGCCTTTCATGCAGTCCCGTTTCTGCCAAAACATGATCTGGCAGTATCAGAGAAGACCGAGTGTGCAGGCGGTATCAGGTATGAAAATGATCATGAACGGGATGCCTACGCAGCCGCGATGATGGCATACCGGCATTATAAAAATAAGTTCGCAAGCCTTTCCAAGCGGATTCCTGCCGGTGTTGCCCTTGATGAGGTCCGTGCACGTGTAGTCAGGGGAAGCTCGCTCGAACAGGCGCTCGTTGATCTCACTCCGGCAGAACCGGAAGAGGCCTCTTCAGAGGATGAGACTGATGCCCCGGCAGTCACCGGGAAGGCAGAGCGGCCGCGGGAGCATGAGGAGATGATCCGGCGTCTCCGGTCTCTTGTCTCGGAGCTGTACCGTGAGGTGCAGGAGAAGGACGAAGAGATCGTGCGTCTTCGGAGATCAGTAAAGGCCGAACGGTCAAAGGGAAAAGAGAAGATCCGCCGCGATGCGGAAATATCGCGGCTTGAGGGTATCATCAGCAACCAGAAACGCTATCTCAGGAGAGAGGAGAGGCGGAATAAAAGCCTCAGAAAACAGCTTGAGCGGCTGAAGACGTATGCTGACCTGAAGCAGGGTGAGGATCTTGTGCCCCTGAAGGTGCTGGAGGCACTCTCGCGTGATGCAATCAGGCGACTCAGATCTGAGATGGGCGCGCTTCCGGATGACTGGATCTATCTTCTGAGAACCGATGGATGGGGTATGAATGCAGTCCGTGAACTTGCTGAGACGATGATAGCAGGCGTGATTGTACCGGATCGAACGCACCTGAACAGCGATCTCGTTGTCGCGTTCCGTGAAGCCGGGATTCCTCTTCTTGACGGGGATGGTCTTGGCATCAGGCTGCAGGGCTCAATCGGCGCGTGTCCCGGCAATCGCCTTCTACAGCGGCACAGGCAGTGGCAGGATGAACAGGAGCAATATATCAGGGATAAGAAAGCAGAGTCGATTGAGGGTCTCTTCCGGGACTACCGGTCGATGCGGGAACGTGAGGTGAGGAAAGGTGGATGA
- a CDS encoding RIO1 family regulatory kinase/ATPase gives MHLSADLVRDLHKYEYSILYAIERLMKRYTWVPFDNLRRATRLSKSELEFRLGSLVDKNLIRYDIVPYQGYSLLHTGLDTLALHTLSSRGSVSALGSLIGVGKESVVYEALGLGVIVLKFHRIGQQSFQSVRVNREYMTNTGHCPWIFASGLSAEKEYEALRRLTGRVRVPVPIDRSRHTLAMSYIPGVNLNNCRLEDPETVYQELIEEVRKAYRLGMIHADLSEYNVMVNEDQCWIIDWPQWTETTHPNADELIRHDVETIVSFFNRKYRLSLPPEDALRYVTG, from the coding sequence ATGCACCTCTCAGCCGATCTGGTACGCGACCTGCACAAATATGAATACTCGATCCTCTATGCGATCGAACGGCTGATGAAGCGGTATACCTGGGTGCCATTCGACAACCTCAGGCGGGCAACCCGGTTATCCAAGAGCGAACTTGAGTTCCGGCTCGGCTCACTTGTGGATAAGAACCTCATCCGCTATGATATCGTACCGTACCAGGGCTACTCACTCCTTCATACCGGTTTAGACACCCTTGCTCTCCATACGCTTTCCAGCAGAGGGAGTGTATCTGCGCTTGGATCATTAATCGGGGTCGGTAAAGAATCGGTTGTGTATGAAGCCCTTGGGCTTGGCGTCATTGTCCTGAAGTTTCATCGTATCGGCCAGCAGTCATTCCAGTCTGTCAGGGTGAACCGGGAGTACATGACCAATACCGGCCATTGTCCCTGGATCTTTGCATCAGGCCTCTCAGCAGAGAAGGAATATGAAGCGCTCAGACGCCTGACCGGGCGCGTCCGGGTTCCCGTGCCAATCGACAGAAGCCGCCATACACTAGCAATGTCTTATATCCCCGGCGTGAATCTCAACAACTGCAGGCTGGAGGATCCGGAGACGGTTTACCAGGAACTGATCGAAGAGGTGAGGAAGGCATACAGGCTTGGCATGATTCATGCTGATCTCTCGGAGTATAATGTGATGGTAAATGAAGACCAGTGCTGGATCATCGACTGGCCGCAGTGGACTGAAACAACCCATCCAAATGCAGATGAACTGATCAGGCATGATGTCGAAACTATCGTCTCTTTCTTCAACAGGAAATACCGGCTCTCGCTTCCACCTGAGGATGCCCTCCGGTATGTGACCGGGTGA